In Rhodococcus rhodochrous, a single genomic region encodes these proteins:
- a CDS encoding LLM class flavin-dependent oxidoreductase, which translates to MTGPRTLHLNAFLYGVGHHSSAWRHPDSAAERIGDITYFEELARTAERGCLDAVFFADGHSVNPKYTAGTTWFLEPLTALSAMARATERIGLVTTVSASFFTPFHAARMLASLDHISGGRVGANIVTSMFDEEARNHGFDSLPPHAERYARAEEFIEVLCALWDSWDDGGVLVDRTGGRFLDSDAIRPIHHRGKHFRVDGPLTVPRCPQGRPVLFQAGASETGRNLAARHAEAVYSVAWDMTAALEYATDLRARITAAGRDPGTVAVLPGLVTYVGRTEAEAWAKKAELDALLDVDAAITQLGVFTGQDYTAHDLDAPVADLPPIEEFSGPQGRYATVQRIIETRRPTLRELLGYLAAGGGHATMIGTPESVADSIEEWFTAGACDGFNLMCPAYPDSLDDFVDLVVPELQRRGLFRTEYPGSTLRDSLGLKSP; encoded by the coding sequence ATGACCGGACCACGCACCCTCCACCTCAACGCTTTCCTCTACGGCGTCGGGCACCACTCGTCGGCATGGCGGCATCCCGACTCCGCGGCCGAACGCATCGGCGACATCACGTATTTCGAGGAACTCGCACGCACCGCCGAACGCGGATGTCTCGACGCGGTGTTCTTCGCCGACGGTCACAGCGTCAACCCGAAGTACACAGCGGGCACCACCTGGTTCCTCGAACCGCTCACCGCACTGTCGGCGATGGCCCGCGCGACCGAGCGCATCGGTCTCGTCACCACCGTCTCCGCGAGTTTCTTCACGCCCTTCCACGCCGCGCGGATGCTCGCCTCGCTCGACCACATCAGCGGGGGACGGGTGGGCGCGAACATCGTCACCTCGATGTTCGACGAGGAAGCCCGCAACCACGGATTCGACTCCTTGCCACCGCACGCCGAACGGTACGCGCGGGCGGAGGAATTCATCGAGGTGCTCTGCGCGCTGTGGGATTCGTGGGACGACGGCGGTGTTCTCGTCGACCGGACGGGTGGCAGATTCCTCGACTCCGACGCGATCCGTCCGATCCATCACCGGGGCAAGCACTTCCGCGTCGACGGTCCGCTGACCGTGCCGCGGTGCCCGCAAGGCCGCCCGGTGCTGTTCCAGGCCGGCGCCTCGGAGACCGGACGCAACCTGGCGGCCCGTCACGCCGAGGCCGTCTACTCCGTCGCGTGGGACATGACCGCGGCGCTCGAGTACGCCACCGACCTGCGTGCGCGGATCACCGCGGCAGGCAGGGATCCCGGGACGGTCGCCGTCCTGCCCGGACTCGTCACCTACGTCGGTCGCACCGAAGCGGAGGCGTGGGCGAAGAAGGCCGAACTCGATGCGCTTCTCGACGTGGACGCCGCCATTACCCAGCTCGGCGTGTTCACGGGTCAGGACTACACCGCTCACGACCTCGACGCCCCCGTCGCCGACCTGCCGCCCATCGAGGAGTTCAGCGGTCCGCAGGGTCGTTATGCGACGGTGCAGCGCATCATCGAGACCCGTCGTCCCACCCTGCGCGAGCTGCTCGGCTACCTCGCCGCGGGTGGTGGTCACGCGACCATGATCGGCACCCCCGAATCCGTCGCCGACAGCATCGAGGAATGGTTCACCGCGGGCGCCTGCGACGGCTTCAACCTGATGTGCCCCGCCTATCCGGATTCGCTCGACGACTTCGTCGACCTCGTCGTCCCGGAACTGCAGCGTCGTGGCCTGTTCCGGACCGAGTATCCCGGCTCGACCCTGCGCGACTCGCTCGGTCTGAAGTCGCCGTAG
- a CDS encoding serine hydrolase domain-containing protein, which translates to MKTLAASLLTVAVLTASACNSDTTEPESTPSPTSTEAAQPAYVAELQSTVEQLMRDNAIPGAVVQISSPDRGDWTGTFGTSTIDADDPISADDHFRIGSNTKTMTVTAVLQLVEEGRLSLDDPISKYVEGVPNGDTITIAQLAEMRSGLYSYSFDPEFNATLDREPEKAWTPEELLEIAFSYPVNFPPGEQFEYSNTNTVLLGLVVEELTGMPIAEAFDERIFVPLGLADTSFPANDDSSIPDPHPQGYMFGTNVSTIDTFALPEDEQAAAVAGTLKPNDVTDDNPSWTWTAGAAISTVDDMTTYVKALVGGGLLDEQMQQTRLDSVQSVGGGTAGYGLGMAQFGPLLGHDGQLPGFMTFMGHDPETDLTIVIATNLSTVPSGEGSALTLVKGILPIFYGSSYQAPGDPARAPGAEESTPAPTPGG; encoded by the coding sequence ATGAAGACACTCGCAGCGTCGCTCTTGACGGTGGCCGTACTGACCGCCTCGGCGTGCAATTCCGACACCACCGAACCCGAATCCACACCGTCGCCGACCTCCACCGAGGCTGCTCAGCCCGCGTACGTGGCCGAGCTGCAATCCACCGTGGAGCAGTTGATGCGCGACAACGCCATTCCCGGCGCGGTGGTCCAGATCAGCTCCCCCGACCGCGGTGATTGGACCGGCACGTTCGGCACTTCCACCATCGATGCCGACGACCCGATCTCCGCCGACGACCATTTCCGCATCGGGAGCAACACGAAGACGATGACGGTGACCGCCGTCCTGCAGTTGGTGGAGGAAGGTCGACTGTCGCTCGACGACCCGATATCGAAGTACGTCGAGGGTGTCCCGAACGGCGACACGATCACCATTGCGCAGCTCGCCGAGATGCGGAGCGGCCTGTACAGCTACAGCTTCGACCCGGAGTTCAACGCGACGCTGGACCGCGAGCCCGAGAAGGCGTGGACGCCGGAGGAGTTGCTCGAGATCGCGTTCTCCTATCCCGTGAACTTCCCACCCGGTGAGCAGTTCGAATACAGCAATACGAATACGGTGCTGCTCGGACTCGTCGTGGAAGAACTGACCGGCATGCCGATCGCGGAGGCGTTCGACGAACGCATCTTCGTCCCGCTCGGACTGGCGGACACCTCGTTCCCGGCGAACGACGACTCCTCCATTCCCGATCCGCATCCGCAGGGCTACATGTTCGGCACCAACGTCTCCACCATCGACACCTTCGCACTGCCGGAGGACGAGCAGGCCGCAGCGGTTGCAGGAACGTTGAAGCCGAACGACGTGACCGATGACAACCCGTCGTGGACGTGGACCGCGGGTGCTGCGATCTCCACCGTCGACGACATGACCACCTACGTGAAGGCGCTGGTCGGCGGCGGTCTGCTCGATGAGCAGATGCAGCAGACCCGGCTCGACAGCGTGCAGTCGGTGGGCGGCGGAACCGCAGGCTACGGCCTCGGCATGGCGCAGTTCGGCCCGTTGCTCGGACACGACGGTCAGCTTCCGGGCTTCATGACCTTCATGGGCCACGACCCGGAGACCGACCTGACGATCGTCATCGCGACCAATCTGTCGACGGTGCCGTCGGGTGAAGGTTCGGCGCTGACCCTCGTCAAGGGCATCCTGCCGATCTTCTACGGCTCGAGCTATCAGGCGCCGGGCGATCCGGCACGGGCTCCCGGAGCGGAGGAGAGCACACCCGCGCCGACGCCGGGAGGCTGA
- a CDS encoding zinc-dependent alcohol dehydrogenase family protein: MKALVFHGPGKRSWKDVPDATIQDSTDAVVRVDAVTICGTDLHILGGDVPEVTDGRILGHEAVGTVVEVGDGVQTLAPGDRVLVSCVTACGTCRFCRESRYGQCLGGGGWILGHLIDGTQAELVRVPYADNSTHRIPDGVSDEQMLMLADILPTSYEVGVLNGRLRPADVVVIIGAGPIGLAAILAARLFSPSRIVAVDLADSRLEAAKAFGANVVVNSGRDDVAAVVRDLTGGLGADVTMEAVGYPETFEQAVALARPCGHVANIGVHGKPATLHLEDIWIKNLTITTGLVDTYSTPTLIGLVSSGQLDTSPMITHRFALDEFEQAYDVFSRAGETGALKVLLTAGS, from the coding sequence ATGAAGGCACTGGTGTTCCACGGGCCGGGGAAACGATCGTGGAAGGACGTTCCCGACGCGACGATCCAGGACAGTACCGATGCCGTGGTACGCGTCGACGCCGTCACCATCTGCGGCACCGACCTGCACATCCTCGGAGGTGACGTCCCCGAGGTGACCGACGGACGGATCCTCGGTCACGAGGCCGTCGGGACCGTGGTCGAAGTGGGCGACGGAGTGCAGACACTCGCGCCCGGCGACCGCGTGCTCGTCTCGTGTGTCACAGCGTGCGGCACGTGCCGGTTCTGCCGCGAGAGCCGCTACGGGCAATGCCTCGGAGGAGGCGGCTGGATCCTCGGGCATCTGATCGACGGCACCCAGGCCGAACTGGTCCGAGTTCCGTACGCCGACAATTCGACCCACCGGATTCCCGACGGCGTGAGCGACGAACAGATGCTCATGCTCGCCGACATCCTGCCCACCTCTTACGAGGTCGGTGTTCTCAACGGCCGTCTCCGGCCGGCGGACGTGGTCGTCATCATCGGTGCCGGTCCCATCGGGCTCGCCGCCATCCTCGCCGCACGACTGTTCAGTCCGAGCCGCATCGTCGCCGTCGACCTCGCCGACAGCCGCCTCGAAGCGGCGAAGGCATTCGGGGCGAACGTCGTGGTCAACAGCGGTCGCGACGACGTGGCGGCGGTCGTCCGAGATCTCACCGGAGGTCTCGGCGCCGACGTCACGATGGAGGCCGTCGGTTATCCGGAGACGTTCGAACAGGCGGTCGCGCTCGCGCGGCCGTGCGGGCACGTCGCCAACATCGGTGTGCACGGCAAGCCCGCGACGCTGCACCTCGAGGACATCTGGATCAAGAACCTGACGATCACCACCGGCCTCGTCGACACCTACTCGACGCCCACCCTCATCGGTCTCGTGAGCAGTGGTCAGCTCGACACGTCACCGATGATCACGCACCGGTTCGCGCTCGACGAGTTCGAACAGGCCTACGACGTGTTCTCCCGCGCCGGCGAAACCGGTGCCTTGAAGGTGCTCCTCACCGCCGGTTCGTGA
- a CDS encoding glycoside hydrolase family 3 C-terminal domain-containing protein, with the protein MTDRSPVEIVAQLTVEEKASLMSGLDFWHTEPVPRADIPSIMLTDGPHGVRKQTAAGDHLGLNSSTPATCFPPAVALGCSFDPELVERVGAALGAEAKALEVAVLLGPGINIKRSPLCGRNFEYLSEDPLVSGVLGAALVRGLQSQGVGASLKHFAANNQETDRMRVSADIDPRPLREIYLRAFERVVRDAQPWTVMCSYNRINGVFSSRNPWLLTDVLRDEWGFEGLVVSDWGAVDDRVASLAAGLDLEMPSTGGRTDAEIVAAVRKGTIDEAVLDAAAARVIELVQKAVAAADPDATFDADAHHAFAREVAGQSIVLLRNENDLLPLAADANVAVIGELARTPRYQGAGSSRIEPTRLDNALDEMRSLSGRDVPFAAGYALDGSDSAELVEEAVALAGKADIAVVFLGVPAELESEGFDRDDLELPHSQIALLDAVLLANPNVVVVLSNGGVVRLSGFAHRVPAIVEGWLLGQAGGGAIADVLYGQVNPSGRLAETVPVRLEDTPAHTNFPGEHGHVRYGEGLFVGYRSYDARRLEVSFPFGHGLSYTTFEYADAAVESDGDLTVHVTVTNTGDRAGAEVVQVYVGVPDSSVARAPRELKGFTKVRLDPGESQRVAVHVRRDDLAYWDTRVDAWVVEGGTYGIEIGASSRDIRQTLTVDVKGDAVRIPLTMESSLGELFQNPAAAEVVLQAFGSLGSDVGIDESVLKMAASMPLGRLAGFAPGVEPEQIQQLLDVANQQE; encoded by the coding sequence ATGACCGACCGCTCACCCGTCGAGATCGTGGCGCAACTGACCGTGGAGGAGAAGGCGTCGCTCATGAGCGGCCTCGACTTCTGGCACACCGAACCCGTTCCGCGCGCGGATATTCCCTCGATCATGCTCACCGACGGGCCCCACGGCGTACGCAAGCAGACCGCGGCGGGCGATCATCTCGGCTTGAACTCGTCCACCCCCGCGACGTGCTTCCCGCCCGCCGTCGCGCTGGGGTGCTCCTTCGATCCGGAGCTGGTCGAACGGGTCGGAGCCGCGCTGGGTGCCGAAGCCAAGGCCCTGGAGGTCGCCGTTCTGCTCGGGCCCGGCATCAACATCAAGCGCTCCCCGCTGTGCGGGCGGAACTTCGAGTACCTGTCGGAGGACCCGCTGGTCTCCGGTGTCCTGGGCGCCGCGCTCGTGCGCGGCCTGCAGTCGCAGGGCGTCGGTGCGTCGCTCAAGCACTTCGCGGCGAACAATCAGGAGACCGACCGGATGCGGGTCTCCGCCGATATCGACCCGCGGCCGTTGCGGGAGATCTACCTACGCGCCTTCGAGCGGGTCGTGCGCGACGCGCAGCCGTGGACGGTGATGTGCTCGTACAACCGCATCAACGGCGTGTTCTCCTCCCGGAACCCGTGGTTGCTCACCGACGTCCTGCGCGACGAGTGGGGCTTCGAAGGTCTGGTCGTGAGTGATTGGGGTGCCGTCGACGACCGCGTGGCGTCCCTCGCCGCCGGGCTCGATCTCGAGATGCCGTCGACGGGAGGCCGCACCGACGCCGAGATCGTCGCGGCCGTCCGAAAGGGCACTATCGACGAGGCGGTGCTCGACGCAGCCGCTGCCCGGGTGATCGAACTGGTGCAGAAGGCCGTCGCTGCGGCCGATCCCGATGCGACCTTCGACGCCGACGCTCACCACGCCTTCGCCCGCGAGGTGGCCGGCCAGAGCATCGTCCTGCTCCGCAACGAGAACGACCTGCTCCCCCTCGCCGCCGATGCGAATGTCGCGGTGATCGGCGAACTCGCCCGCACGCCGCGCTACCAGGGTGCCGGCTCGTCGCGCATCGAACCGACGCGCCTCGACAACGCGCTCGACGAGATGCGCTCGCTGTCCGGCCGCGACGTGCCCTTCGCTGCCGGTTACGCGCTCGACGGATCGGACTCGGCCGAACTCGTCGAGGAAGCGGTCGCGCTCGCCGGAAAGGCGGATATCGCCGTCGTCTTCCTGGGTGTGCCCGCCGAACTCGAATCCGAGGGTTTCGACCGCGACGATCTCGAACTCCCGCACAGCCAGATCGCGCTGCTCGACGCGGTACTGCTGGCGAATCCGAACGTCGTCGTCGTGTTGTCGAACGGTGGTGTCGTGCGGTTGAGCGGCTTCGCCCACCGTGTTCCGGCGATAGTCGAAGGGTGGTTGCTCGGGCAGGCCGGTGGCGGCGCAATCGCCGACGTGCTCTACGGGCAGGTGAATCCGAGCGGCCGTCTCGCGGAGACCGTCCCGGTCCGTCTCGAGGACACCCCTGCGCACACGAACTTCCCGGGCGAGCACGGCCACGTACGGTACGGCGAAGGTCTGTTCGTCGGCTACCGCTCGTACGACGCGCGTCGCCTCGAGGTCTCGTTCCCGTTCGGTCACGGCCTGTCGTACACGACGTTCGAATACGCCGACGCTGCAGTGGAATCCGACGGCGATCTCACGGTGCACGTCACCGTCACCAATACGGGTGACCGTGCGGGTGCCGAGGTCGTCCAGGTCTACGTCGGCGTTCCCGACTCTTCGGTCGCACGGGCGCCGCGAGAGTTGAAGGGATTCACCAAGGTCCGACTGGATCCCGGCGAGTCGCAGCGGGTCGCCGTGCATGTGCGACGCGACGACCTCGCGTACTGGGACACCCGCGTCGATGCCTGGGTGGTCGAAGGCGGTACGTACGGCATCGAGATCGGGGCATCGAGTCGCGACATCCGGCAGACGCTCACCGTCGACGTGAAAGGCGACGCGGTGCGGATCCCGCTGACGATGGAATCGTCACTCGGAGAACTGTTCCAGAACCCCGCGGCCGCCGAGGTCGTCCTGCAGGCGTTCGGTTCGCTGGGTAGCGACGTCGGGATCGACGAGAGCGTTCTGAAGATGGCGGCGTCGATGCCGCTCGGTCGCCTCGCCGGATTCGCCCCGGGGGTCGAGCCGGAGCAGATCCAGCAACTTCTGGACGTGGCCAACCAGCAGGAATGA
- a CDS encoding TerD family protein: MSDRGGSRRGTKRSEEYVIEVHAPAEGAVMLPRDHRWVVVDVETSGVRPNAHRVLSVAALVLREDGSVEREFSTLVDPGCDPGPVHVHNLTRERLAGSPQFEDIAGELAGILDGATIVAHNASFDYGFLDAEFRRAGTSLPAEHRLCTLALSRRLELDVPNYRLATLAQHWQVQQLQEHDAYDDARVLSEIFLRSAAMADNLQLPLPVVNCRSRKSVYPASVPRVACQWKNPGRLGDDGLVQGMRVVISGSTVTPRVALANRLTDAGLDVMNNASKQTSVVVCNDPTVQTAKVRKAMAEGIPVISEQQLEDLLTRVRPGEPKVATVVDIISPPEPQVAVAPPVRPLTGQKPKLWTGRKVLLLGGTHLQAVMMRSRLTQLGARPALNFTAAVTDVLVLEGGEADKRMARVAARELPVLRPDDVDAAVEKGIVPPHMRVESWLTAPVLSRGEVIDLPTDSHRWAVNVAWKAETTGDEFDLDVVAFLLGADEKVDTDDDFVFYNNPLYDDGVVELTIDGSSEHCIRVDLAELPAECERIAIAAAIDGNRTFGELGAVSVGVDSDSGTAATFVLDAGTTERTMVLAEIYRRAGKWRLRAVGQGYDDDLAALARRYGVDVDD, encoded by the coding sequence ATGTCCGATCGTGGTGGTTCTCGTCGGGGGACGAAGCGATCGGAGGAGTACGTGATCGAAGTGCACGCGCCCGCGGAGGGGGCCGTGATGTTGCCCCGCGACCATCGGTGGGTGGTGGTCGACGTCGAGACCTCGGGAGTGCGTCCCAACGCCCACCGGGTCCTGAGCGTGGCGGCGCTCGTATTGCGCGAGGACGGGTCCGTGGAGCGGGAGTTCTCGACCCTCGTCGACCCCGGCTGCGATCCGGGGCCGGTGCACGTCCACAACCTCACACGGGAGCGCCTCGCCGGGTCGCCGCAATTCGAGGACATTGCCGGTGAACTGGCCGGGATCCTCGACGGCGCCACGATCGTCGCGCACAACGCGTCGTTCGACTACGGATTCCTCGACGCCGAGTTCCGCCGGGCCGGCACGTCACTCCCGGCCGAGCATCGCCTGTGCACGCTCGCGTTGTCGCGCCGACTCGAACTCGACGTCCCCAACTACCGGCTTGCGACCCTCGCACAGCACTGGCAGGTCCAGCAGCTGCAGGAGCACGACGCGTACGACGACGCGCGCGTCCTGTCGGAGATCTTCCTGCGCAGCGCCGCGATGGCCGACAACCTGCAGTTGCCGCTGCCCGTCGTGAATTGTCGCAGTCGCAAGTCGGTGTACCCCGCCTCCGTCCCGCGGGTCGCGTGCCAGTGGAAGAACCCGGGTCGCCTCGGCGACGACGGCCTCGTCCAGGGCATGAGGGTCGTGATCAGCGGTTCCACCGTCACCCCGCGGGTCGCGCTCGCGAACCGGCTGACCGACGCCGGGCTCGACGTGATGAACAACGCGAGCAAGCAGACCAGCGTCGTGGTGTGCAACGACCCCACCGTGCAGACCGCCAAGGTCCGCAAGGCGATGGCCGAGGGCATCCCCGTGATCAGCGAGCAGCAGCTCGAGGACCTGCTGACGCGAGTGCGGCCGGGTGAACCGAAGGTCGCGACGGTCGTCGACATCATTTCGCCGCCGGAACCGCAGGTCGCGGTGGCGCCTCCGGTCCGGCCGCTGACCGGGCAGAAGCCCAAGCTGTGGACCGGACGCAAGGTGCTGTTGCTCGGCGGCACGCACCTGCAGGCCGTCATGATGCGCTCGCGCCTCACCCAGCTCGGTGCACGCCCGGCCCTCAACTTCACGGCCGCCGTCACCGACGTGCTGGTCCTCGAAGGGGGAGAGGCCGACAAGCGGATGGCGCGGGTCGCCGCGCGCGAGCTGCCCGTCCTCCGGCCCGACGACGTCGATGCCGCGGTGGAGAAGGGCATCGTGCCCCCGCACATGCGCGTGGAGTCGTGGCTGACGGCACCGGTGCTGTCACGCGGCGAGGTGATCGACCTGCCGACCGACAGTCACCGCTGGGCCGTGAACGTCGCGTGGAAGGCCGAGACGACCGGCGACGAGTTCGACCTCGACGTCGTGGCCTTTCTGCTGGGTGCCGACGAAAAGGTCGACACCGACGACGATTTCGTCTTCTACAACAACCCGCTCTACGACGACGGCGTCGTCGAACTGACCATCGACGGTTCGAGCGAGCACTGCATCCGGGTCGACCTCGCGGAGCTCCCCGCCGAATGCGAACGCATCGCCATCGCCGCAGCCATCGACGGCAACCGCACCTTCGGCGAACTCGGCGCGGTGTCCGTCGGCGTCGACAGCGACAGCGGCACCGCCGCGACGTTCGTGCTCGACGCCGGCACCACCGAACGAACCATGGTCCTCGCCGAGATCTACCGCCGCGCCGGCAAATGGCGGCTGCGCGCGGTGGGGCAGGGGTACGACGACGACCTCGCGGCCCTCGCACGCCGGTACGGGGTGGATGTCGATGACTGA
- a CDS encoding DUF3558 domain-containing protein: MGRWGTVALAALAAVATACSPGSAEPATGDEASPSTTRTPRITDDSGRPPVTFDPCYDIPDDVMNAAGYDAGKKELADMPMGTYTFLGCAYEGTISVPGVLARYDLLVLAGNVSLEEELTKNGHVAEAVEVNGRSALVEVDPNVRDTCRYVLQTTFGIVGLSRIYHKDHPGAVPQDEWCAGVLDLATTLEPFIQD; this comes from the coding sequence ATGGGTAGGTGGGGCACAGTCGCGCTCGCAGCACTGGCGGCAGTGGCGACGGCGTGCAGTCCGGGTTCGGCGGAGCCGGCCACGGGTGACGAGGCGTCTCCTTCGACCACCCGCACCCCACGCATCACCGACGACTCCGGCCGACCACCGGTCACCTTCGACCCCTGCTACGACATCCCCGACGACGTCATGAACGCGGCCGGGTACGACGCGGGGAAGAAGGAGCTCGCGGACATGCCGATGGGGACGTACACGTTCCTCGGCTGCGCTTACGAAGGAACTATCAGCGTTCCCGGGGTCCTGGCTCGTTACGACCTGCTCGTGTTGGCTGGGAACGTCTCCCTCGAAGAAGAACTAACAAAGAACGGACACGTGGCCGAGGCTGTGGAGGTGAACGGGCGGTCCGCACTCGTCGAAGTCGACCCGAACGTACGAGACACGTGCCGATACGTCTTGCAGACGACCTTCGGAATCGTGGGCCTGAGTCGCATCTATCACAAGGACCACCCCGGCGCAGTCCCGCAAGATGAATGGTGTGCGGGCGTTCTGGATCTGGCCACGACATTGGAACCGTTCATCCAAGACTGA
- a CDS encoding IclR family transcriptional regulator, producing MTHSAAVVTDENRRSVLGRAFDILECFTDTEPEQTIGSLCSATGLPPATVHRMLASLVEWGAVERAARGKYRLGMRLWRLGWGVPGARTLKDVARPHLVDLHTSTREAVALASRDGDSVVLADVIAGSSTRTGRSLPRRLDLVNSAPGSVFMAYMSPDEVSELTARSQHDHNDAFRLRQELCEIRRTGAAVVQSADGMYWIASPVFAKPREVRSVVCIAVHRPRFNIGALVHAVVDTARAVSGGLPPSLRSVG from the coding sequence ATGACCCACTCCGCCGCTGTCGTCACCGACGAGAACCGTCGATCCGTGCTGGGGCGCGCATTCGACATCCTCGAGTGCTTCACCGACACCGAGCCGGAGCAGACGATCGGGTCGCTGTGCTCGGCGACCGGCCTGCCGCCGGCGACCGTCCACCGGATGCTGGCCAGCCTCGTGGAGTGGGGAGCCGTCGAGCGCGCCGCCCGCGGCAAGTATCGCCTGGGTATGCGGCTGTGGCGTCTCGGCTGGGGTGTCCCCGGCGCTCGCACCCTCAAGGACGTCGCCCGCCCGCACCTCGTCGACCTGCACACCAGCACGCGTGAAGCCGTGGCCCTGGCCTCCCGCGACGGGGACAGTGTGGTGCTGGCCGACGTCATCGCCGGCAGTTCCACCCGAACGGGTCGGAGCCTGCCTCGACGCCTGGACCTCGTGAACTCGGCGCCCGGATCGGTCTTCATGGCCTACATGTCCCCGGACGAGGTGTCGGAGCTGACGGCCCGCAGCCAGCACGACCACAACGACGCCTTCCGTCTGCGTCAGGAACTGTGCGAGATCCGTCGCACCGGCGCGGCGGTCGTCCAGAGCGCCGACGGTATGTACTGGATCGCGTCCCCGGTGTTCGCGAAGCCCCGCGAGGTGCGGTCGGTCGTGTGCATCGCGGTGCATCGTCCCCGGTTCAACATCGGCGCGCTGGTCCATGCCGTGGTCGACACGGCCCGCGCCGTGAGCGGCGGTCTGCCTCCTTCCCTTCGTTCGGTGGGCTGA
- a CDS encoding IclR family transcriptional regulator, which translates to MSVLDKAVQLVDTLGRAPGPMRLGALAEEISIPKSSAHRLLVELARLGLVRRCGDGEYTMGYRLVEWGRLADRAIGIRGIAAPVMAALRDQVRESVHLYVRDGDSRVCVHAVEGPYALRPVAVLGRALPLGYGAAGKLLLAYADDATVRRVSRQLPVHRNRTLPTRDDLAAIRSGGWSVSVDEMEDGLTSLAAPISTPGGGVPVALAIAGATTRIAPDRYDEVRALIVDACREIASRSS; encoded by the coding sequence GTGTCCGTTCTCGACAAGGCCGTCCAGCTCGTCGACACCCTCGGCCGCGCCCCCGGGCCGATGCGCCTGGGGGCGCTCGCCGAGGAGATCTCCATCCCCAAGTCCTCGGCGCACCGGCTCCTCGTCGAACTCGCACGTCTCGGACTGGTCCGCAGATGCGGCGACGGTGAGTACACGATGGGGTACCGGCTGGTCGAGTGGGGGAGACTCGCCGACCGGGCCATCGGGATCCGAGGTATCGCCGCGCCCGTGATGGCAGCGTTGCGCGACCAGGTGCGTGAGAGCGTGCACCTCTACGTCCGCGACGGCGACTCGCGTGTCTGCGTCCATGCCGTGGAGGGCCCGTACGCGCTGCGCCCGGTAGCGGTCCTCGGACGGGCGTTGCCACTGGGCTACGGGGCGGCGGGGAAGTTGCTCCTCGCCTATGCCGACGATGCGACGGTCCGCAGGGTGTCCCGACAGCTCCCCGTACACCGCAACAGAACTCTGCCCACGCGCGACGACCTCGCGGCGATCCGGTCCGGTGGATGGTCCGTCTCCGTCGACGAGATGGAGGACGGGCTCACCTCTCTTGCCGCGCCGATCTCCACGCCGGGTGGGGGAGTACCGGTGGCTCTGGCCATCGCCGGCGCCACCACCAGGATCGCGCCGGACAGATACGACGAGGTCCGCGCCCTCATCGTCGACGCCTGCCGTGAAATAGCTTCGCGCAGCTCCTGA
- a CDS encoding alpha/beta fold hydrolase produces MPAHLSEAETSRYIDTPHGKIHLHQAGAGHPIVMLHGSGPGATGWSNFNPNMAQLAEDFQVIAPDMPGWGKSDSVTYEDRDHVTSAIHLLDALGIEKAAFVGNSMGGATSLKVAARHPDRVSHVISMGAGAPGPRIFSPGNGPSEGLKVLHRGYRDPSPETMRALVDIMTFDKEFATEELVLQRSENARARQDHLDNFAAGLGRPRRGEASMDEIASIKAPTLVIHGRDDRVVHFEAGLRLVSMISDSRLLLLNRCGHWAQLEHADEFNRVVRDFVLNTVPNA; encoded by the coding sequence ATGCCAGCCCACCTCTCGGAGGCCGAAACCAGCCGGTACATCGACACTCCCCACGGGAAGATCCACCTGCACCAGGCCGGTGCGGGACATCCGATCGTGATGCTGCACGGCAGCGGCCCCGGTGCCACCGGTTGGAGCAACTTCAACCCCAACATGGCGCAGCTCGCCGAGGACTTCCAGGTCATCGCGCCCGACATGCCGGGCTGGGGCAAGTCCGACTCCGTCACCTACGAGGATCGTGACCACGTCACGTCCGCGATCCACCTGCTCGACGCGCTCGGAATCGAGAAGGCCGCCTTCGTCGGCAACTCGATGGGCGGCGCCACCTCGCTGAAGGTTGCTGCGCGCCATCCCGATCGCGTGTCGCACGTCATCTCGATGGGTGCCGGCGCCCCCGGCCCGCGCATCTTCAGCCCGGGCAACGGACCTTCGGAGGGCCTCAAGGTTCTGCACCGCGGCTACCGCGATCCGTCGCCGGAGACGATGCGCGCGCTGGTCGACATCATGACTTTCGACAAGGAGTTCGCGACCGAGGAGCTGGTTCTGCAGCGCTCGGAGAACGCCCGCGCACGCCAGGACCACCTCGACAACTTCGCTGCCGGCCTGGGTCGTCCCCGCCGCGGTGAGGCGTCGATGGACGAGATCGCGTCGATCAAGGCTCCCACGCTGGTCATCCACGGTCGCGACGACCGAGTGGTGCATTTCGAAGCCGGCCTCCGCCTGGTCTCGATGATCTCCGACTCGCGTCTGCTGCTCCTCAACCGGTGCGGCCACTGGGCGCAGCTCGAGCACGCCGACGAATTCAACCGCGTCGTGCGCGATTTCGTCCTCAATACCGTCCCGAACGCCTGA